DNA from Marinagarivorans cellulosilyticus:
CCAGATGCTGTGGATATTGTCGTAACGGATATTCAAATGCCCGAGCTTGATGGCATTGGCTTGTGCCAGCATATTCGGCAACATCATCGAGGCTTGCCGGTTGTTATGTTGACAACATTTGCGCGTGCGGGCTATTTAAAGCGTGCCCTCGATGCCGGAGCGGAAGGCTTTTTACTTAAGGATGCACCGGCCGAGCGCTTGGCAATGGCATTGCGCGATGTTAACGCTGGAAGGAAGGTTATCGATTCCGAATTGGCTTTGTCGGCCATGGGGAGCCAAGATCCGCTCACCGATAAAGAGCGTCAAGCATTAAAGCTGGCGCAACAGGGGCTTAATACTGCCGCTATCGGTCAGAAAATGTGTTTATCTCAAGGCACTGTTCGCAATTATTTATCGGAAGCTATTAGCAAGTTACATGCAAGCAATCGAATCGATGCGGCACGCATCGCTGCCGAAAAGGGCTGGATTTAAGATCGGCGGTTATCTCATCGAGGGTGTTTATTCAAACGCCCTTTCCTTGCTGACTAAGTACGTCATATCGCGCCAAATGTTACACAATTGTGATTAATTGCGGTTAATTTCTAGGGTATTCTAAGGTCTTAATCGAATGACCTGCCGATATATTTAGCTGCTGTTATTAAATCGCAATATTCTATGGTTACGCTGCCCAATGGTTTTGCGCGTTAAATCGGCGCACATTTACGTATTTCTGTAAAACAGCAAGGCATACTCCATTGAATACCAAGGTAGATTTGCACGACCTAAATGAAAAAGCATCGCCTGAAGCTTCAATTAAAGCTGCGCGGCCGCCTGCTAAAACGACGTCGTTTTTTGAGTTTTGGCCTACGTGGTTAATGTACTTGCCGGTGGTATTTTTGTGGTTAATCTATGCGGTGCGTTACCGTTCATTAACGGCCCCTTTACTGGCTAACCCTAAAATCACTTTGGGTGGCATGGTTGGCGGGTCTAAGCATGAGTTGATGTCACAAGCGACGGGGCGCTGCCGGCAGGCAATATTGCCGTGGCTTTACGTTCGGGTAACGGACGATTGTATTTTACAGCAGGCTAAGCAATGCGTTAATCAGGCAAAAACAAAGGGTATTTCGCTTCCTTTTGTGTGCAAACCCGATACCGGCTGCCGCGGTGCGGGTGTCAAATTAGTTACAAGCCAAGCCATGCTGGCGGAAATCATCGCTAAGTACCCTATAAATGCGGCTTTTGTGTGCCAAAAATTATCGCAATACGAACCTGAGGTGGGTATTTTCTATATCCGCTCGCCAGAACAAAAGCAAGGCAATATTGTTTCTTTAACTTTTAAAAATACGCCTAGTGTTATGGGTGATGGCAAACTCACATTAGAGCAATTAGTTAAGCAAGATGCCCGCGCTAGCGGTTTGCTAAATTTATACCACAGCAAAAATAAAACATCGTGGCAGGCTGTATTGCCTAAAGGTCATCGGCACCGTTTATTGTTTTCGGCAAGTCATTGCCGTGGCGCAGTATTTTGTGATGCGCGCGAGCATATAACCCCGGAGTTAACCCTAGCAATTAATGCCATTATGGCTGATCTTCCCGATTTTTATTATGGTCGTATGGATGTTAAGTATTCGAATTTAGAGGCGCTTAAGGCCGGGCGGGATTTAGAAATTGTCGAGATTAATGGCGCTAGCTCTGAGTCTATTCATATATGGGACAAAGATGCTCGCCTATGGGATGCCATTAAAACTCTTTTATGGCAGTACAGAACGTTATTTTCGCTGGGCGTTTATCAAATGCGCTTAGGCCATAAGGCACCTGGCGTGCGCTCGCTTTATAAGGCCTGGCGTCATGAGCGAGCCTTGACGCGGCATTACCCAGAAACAGACTAAAGGGCGTCTCTAAAGTACTTACTTAGGATATAAAATGACAAATCCATTAACTTTAGCGCGCGTTCCTCAGCCGGCGCGTTGGTTGGTTAATTCATTATCTCGCTTACCTGTGCTTTGCCGTTGGTATGAAGAATGGCTGTCTGGTGATGGCGGTGATGCGAAGGCTTTTCTGAATTATACGTTGGATAAAACCGGTGTTAATTTTGATGTTGTGAATGAAACTATATTATCGGCATTACCTAATACCGATGGGGCAAAAAAGGCGCCTTTAATTATAGTGGCAAACCATCCTTTAGGTGGTTTGGAAGGTATGTTGTTAAGCCGCTTGCTATTGCAATACCGGAAGGATTTAAAAGTATTAACCAATGAAATGTTGTTAAGCTTTAAAGAGTTTAATGATTTATTTATTGGCGTTGATGTATTGAACCCCAATAAACAAGCGCAAAATGCAAAAGGCATGCGTCAGGTGGCCAAGCATTTATCTTCTGGTGGTGCTTTACTTGTATTCCCCTCGGGGACTGTTGCAAGAATGACGCGAAATAATTGGGCTGTAACCGAAGCGCCTTGGCAAGATATTGTTGGTCGCCTTGCCTTAAAATATAAAGCGACATGCTTACCTATTTATGTTTCGGGTAAAAACAGCACGCTCTTTTATTTAAGTGGCTTAGTTCACCCGCGGCTGCGAACATTATTATTGCCGCGGGCTATGATTTCGAAAAAAGGTGAAGTGGTGCGTGCGATTGTAGGCAAGCCATTAGTGCTAGCCGCTGAGGATTTGACCCCAGAAGCCGCGACGGATTACTTGCGCTTGCAGTGCGAACTATTGGCCGAAACCGATGCGCCAATGGCGAATAGCCAGGCATTAACAACTATCGCGGTTACCAATACCGAGCAACGCGCCAATGTCGAGCAGCACCTTGCACGCAGCGCTTGTGACTGTATTGTTCGGCGAGGTGAATTGGCTGTGTATTGCCTAGCCTATGATGCATTGGGGCCGCTGCGTACAGTGCTTGCTAATGAGCGCGAAAAAACTTTTAGGGCGGCAGGTGAAGGGACTGGACGAGCGTTTGATCAAGACCGGTTTGATCCGTTGTACCATCACATCGTTGCTTGGGATCACAGCGCACAGCAGCTTGTTGGTAGCTACCGTGCAGCGA
Protein-coding regions in this window:
- a CDS encoding D-alanine--D-alanine ligase; this translates as MNTKVDLHDLNEKASPEASIKAARPPAKTTSFFEFWPTWLMYLPVVFLWLIYAVRYRSLTAPLLANPKITLGGMVGGSKHELMSQATGRCRQAILPWLYVRVTDDCILQQAKQCVNQAKTKGISLPFVCKPDTGCRGAGVKLVTSQAMLAEIIAKYPINAAFVCQKLSQYEPEVGIFYIRSPEQKQGNIVSLTFKNTPSVMGDGKLTLEQLVKQDARASGLLNLYHSKNKTSWQAVLPKGHRHRLLFSASHCRGAVFCDAREHITPELTLAINAIMADLPDFYYGRMDVKYSNLEALKAGRDLEIVEINGASSESIHIWDKDARLWDAIKTLLWQYRTLFSLGVYQMRLGHKAPGVRSLYKAWRHERALTRHYPETD
- a CDS encoding lysophospholipid acyltransferase family protein; translation: MTNPLTLARVPQPARWLVNSLSRLPVLCRWYEEWLSGDGGDAKAFLNYTLDKTGVNFDVVNETILSALPNTDGAKKAPLIIVANHPLGGLEGMLLSRLLLQYRKDLKVLTNEMLLSFKEFNDLFIGVDVLNPNKQAQNAKGMRQVAKHLSSGGALLVFPSGTVARMTRNNWAVTEAPWQDIVGRLALKYKATCLPIYVSGKNSTLFYLSGLVHPRLRTLLLPRAMISKKGEVVRAIVGKPLVLAAEDLTPEAATDYLRLQCELLAETDAPMANSQALTTIAVTNTEQRANVEQHLARSACDCIVRRGELAVYCLAYDALGPLRTVLANEREKTFRAAGEGTGRAFDQDRFDPLYHHIVAWDHSAQQLVGSYRAANVTDVIAKAGLNGLYSYSLFAYDQRFLASLGGSIEVGRSFVTQNYQNNSSALDLLWCGLGGFMLRNPQCHTFFGCVSISQAFAPVVRALLVDTLMTKHAADDNTRTLVKAHTPVALKEKFWSDELIESMASMTAINKLLGRANYQLRVPALIRHYLALNGRFIDFSVNTHFSHSMDGLIYVDLRKTPPRYLKRYLGVEGARFFQARWSCLAGVA
- a CDS encoding response regulator transcription factor codes for the protein MRLLLVEDQAMVRGALEALLNLEDDIDVVATANNGVQATAFLAAKPDAVDIVVTDIQMPELDGIGLCQHIRQHHRGLPVVMLTTFARAGYLKRALDAGAEGFLLKDAPAERLAMALRDVNAGRKVIDSELALSAMGSQDPLTDKERQALKLAQQGLNTAAIGQKMCLSQGTVRNYLSEAISKLHASNRIDAARIAAEKGWI